In one window of Paraflavitalea soli DNA:
- a CDS encoding BlaI/MecI/CopY family transcriptional regulator produces MKRRLSEKEESLMQIVWDRKHAFAKEVREALPDPKPHINTVATMMRRLADKGFLTIEDFGSTYRYLPAMTKKEYTNLFVKPLLAGLFGNSIKNAVTFFAEEEEISAAELKEILKMIEKKRK; encoded by the coding sequence ATGAAACGTAGGCTCAGCGAAAAAGAAGAGTCCCTCATGCAGATTGTGTGGGATCGGAAGCACGCATTTGCCAAAGAGGTGCGGGAGGCATTGCCCGATCCCAAACCCCATATCAATACAGTGGCCACCATGATGCGCCGCCTGGCAGATAAAGGCTTTCTAACAATCGAGGATTTCGGCAGCACATACCGGTACCTGCCTGCGATGACGAAAAAGGAGTATACCAATCTCTTTGTAAAACCTTTACTGGCCGGCCTCTTTGGCAATTCTATTAAAAATGCCGTCACTTTTTTCGCCGAAGAAGAAGAGATATCTGCGGCTGAACTGAAGGAGATATTAAAAATGATAGAGAAGAAAAGAAAATAA
- a CDS encoding RICIN domain-containing protein, whose protein sequence is MNQFYGSVSRLLLVLCTFFSIASQSQTTLTATGSSGSGYPVITAAGFAHENPDCVHGSFGPHVTQAFDAQLNKNVFVFHSHIVDDNDRCTNLDRVRMEIKGNNSTTQHTEGQTAYYRWKFKLDANFIGGSSFCHIFQIKAYTGDAGAPLITITPRASVLEIIHDGGDEAGSVDLGKLTSVDLAPFKGVWVEAYVKYTSSDNGSFEITLKRVSDGATLLSYSKTSGIDMWRTDGGHNRPKWGVYRSKNSTGLRDEQVRFADFCVSESSASQCPSDVGSGGGGTFSGYYRLTPRHSGKALVVQSASTANSAAVIQYTYGGSATNDEWELLSIGSGYYRIINRNSAKDMVVQSASTSDGATIFQYTYGGSTTNDEWQLVDNGDGYYRIVNRNSGKVAEVAGSSTADGAAVQQRTWNGGTNQQFQLVSLAGAREVLTPVRTTSSIQEPSPTTMNLRFQNPTSGSNTVIDLALPEGGATNLTVFDQAGRAVAILVNGHLNKGNHRVTLDHTTIAAGTYILRLVQKDKQVTRQLIRQ, encoded by the coding sequence ATGAACCAATTCTATGGCTCAGTTAGCCGTCTATTGCTTGTACTATGCACCTTTTTTTCGATTGCTTCGCAATCACAAACCACACTTACAGCCACCGGCAGCTCAGGCAGCGGCTATCCGGTCATTACTGCCGCAGGCTTTGCGCATGAAAATCCTGACTGCGTACATGGCTCTTTCGGCCCGCATGTAACGCAGGCCTTCGATGCACAACTGAATAAGAATGTGTTTGTATTCCACAGTCATATTGTGGACGACAACGATCGCTGCACCAACCTCGACCGGGTGCGGATGGAGATCAAAGGCAATAACAGCACCACGCAGCATACAGAGGGGCAAACAGCATACTATCGCTGGAAATTCAAACTGGATGCAAACTTTATCGGCGGCTCTTCTTTCTGCCATATCTTCCAGATCAAGGCCTACACCGGAGATGCCGGCGCACCGCTGATCACCATCACGCCCAGGGCCTCCGTACTGGAGATCATTCACGATGGCGGCGACGAAGCAGGATCGGTAGACCTCGGCAAACTTACTTCGGTAGACCTGGCGCCCTTCAAAGGCGTCTGGGTGGAAGCCTATGTAAAATACACCAGCAGCGACAATGGCTCCTTTGAAATTACGCTCAAGAGAGTAAGCGATGGCGCCACACTGCTGAGTTACAGCAAGACCAGCGGCATTGATATGTGGCGTACTGATGGTGGCCACAACCGTCCCAAATGGGGCGTATACCGCTCCAAGAACAGTACGGGACTGCGTGATGAACAGGTACGGTTTGCCGACTTCTGCGTATCGGAAAGCAGCGCCTCCCAATGCCCCAGTGATGTGGGCTCCGGTGGTGGCGGTACTTTCTCCGGTTACTACCGCCTTACGCCCCGGCATAGCGGCAAGGCGCTGGTAGTACAAAGCGCTTCCACAGCCAACAGCGCAGCAGTGATACAATACACGTATGGTGGCAGCGCCACAAATGACGAATGGGAATTACTGAGCATTGGCAGCGGCTACTACCGCATCATTAACCGCAACAGTGCAAAAGACATGGTGGTGCAAAGTGCATCAACCAGCGATGGAGCTACCATTTTTCAGTATACGTATGGCGGCAGTACCACCAACGATGAATGGCAGCTGGTAGACAATGGCGACGGCTATTATCGTATTGTAAACCGCAACAGTGGTAAGGTAGCAGAAGTAGCAGGCAGTTCCACCGCCGACGGCGCAGCTGTACAGCAAAGAACCTGGAATGGAGGCACCAACCAACAATTCCAATTGGTAAGCCTGGCAGGTGCCCGGGAAGTATTGACACCAGTAAGGACCACTTCTTCCATTCAGGAACCCAGCCCAACAACGATGAACCTACGCTTTCAAAATCCCACTTCAGGAAGCAACACAGTCATCGACCTGGCCCTGCCGGAAGGCGGAGCTACCAATCTTACGGTGTTTGATCAGGCAGGAAGAGCGGTGGCCATACTGGTGAACGGCCATCTCAACAAAGGCAATCACCGTGTGACGCTGGATCACACTACCATCGCAGCAGGCACCTATATCCTGCGGCTTGTACAAAAGGACAAACAGGTTACCCGGCAACTGATCAGGCAATAA
- a CDS encoding T9SS type A sorting domain-containing protein translates to MKNIVRVILIVFVLLSVALMLQAQRLDVTVRNIGYNRIQLMATATGAGFATAPNNAWGDMNLTWRIPKTAAVPAPTPPPAPPTVPGATPEITAEQTAFTGAAPQSIFTGGLELAIFDVTTFGGVDDGFWYFQVTGSAQTIQNIAGGSQVLLYEFTTPVQWTCPSCVELLVTDVPDLMNLGGLSTTSFIHNGGLNTDVLNIVTNMAPLPVEWLYVRAEAKSNKFIEVKWATASEQNNAGFEVERSEDAGRTYHSIAKVPGRGNTTSASYYALNDEQVLPGIKYYYRIRQTDLDGRVRYSAIAMASLAGDHYFTVEVKPNPVRDRLYMDIQSSKDQSVQVVVLDAAGKIYRIEKSINVGSRGTRYSCDVVGYPAGMYVAKVIAADGTVQSVKFVISR, encoded by the coding sequence ATGAAAAATATTGTAAGGGTCATATTGATCGTCTTTGTGTTGCTCTCCGTCGCGTTGATGCTCCAGGCGCAACGGCTGGATGTAACAGTGCGCAATATTGGTTATAACAGGATACAGTTGATGGCGACGGCTACCGGGGCTGGTTTTGCCACGGCGCCTAATAATGCCTGGGGTGATATGAACCTCACCTGGCGTATTCCCAAAACGGCCGCTGTTCCGGCGCCCACGCCGCCGCCGGCTCCACCCACAGTGCCCGGCGCCACGCCCGAAATAACAGCTGAGCAAACGGCTTTTACTGGTGCAGCGCCCCAGAGTATCTTTACGGGAGGGTTGGAACTGGCCATCTTTGATGTAACTACTTTTGGTGGCGTGGATGATGGCTTCTGGTATTTTCAGGTCACGGGGTCGGCCCAGACCATACAAAATATAGCCGGGGGCAGTCAGGTGCTGTTGTACGAGTTTACAACCCCCGTGCAATGGACCTGTCCCAGCTGTGTTGAACTATTGGTCACTGATGTGCCGGACCTGATGAACCTTGGGGGACTTAGTACCACTTCCTTTATACACAATGGAGGTCTGAATACAGACGTACTGAATATTGTGACGAATATGGCGCCCTTGCCGGTAGAGTGGCTGTATGTGCGGGCCGAAGCTAAAAGCAATAAGTTTATTGAAGTAAAATGGGCCACTGCTTCAGAACAAAACAACGCGGGCTTTGAAGTAGAAAGAAGTGAGGATGCCGGTCGTACTTATCATTCCATAGCAAAAGTACCTGGCAGGGGTAATACTACTTCGGCCTCCTATTATGCACTGAACGATGAACAGGTGTTGCCGGGAATAAAATATTATTACCGGATCAGGCAAACCGACCTGGATGGCAGGGTGCGCTATTCGGCCATTGCCATGGCAAGCTTAGCAGGTGACCATTACTTTACTGTTGAAGTGAAACCCAATCCCGTCAGGGACCGCCTTTATATGGATATACAGTCTTCTAAAGATCAGTCGGTACAAGTAGTGGTCCTTGATGCAGCGGGTAAGATCTACCGAATAGAGAAAAGTATCAATGTGGGATCGCGCGGTACCCGGTACAGTTGTGATGTGGTGGGTTATCCGGCCGGCATGTATGTAGCCAAAGTGATAGCTGCCGATGGTACGGTTCAGTCTGTGAAGTTTGTTATAAGCAGGTGA